From Osmerus mordax isolate fOsmMor3 chromosome 7, fOsmMor3.pri, whole genome shotgun sequence:
ATGTCATCTCACATCTTTGTGTTCTCTGGGTATGGACTTTGGCAGAGGCTGTGTGTACAggaagagacaaacacagaggctGTGTGTACAGGAAGAGACAAACTCACCCCTGACTTCCGCATGCTGGGCCGCGGTTTGGGGACGGGTCGGCTGGATTTGGTCTcaatgacctctgacccaggTCCTGCCTGGGCGCCCTGGTGCTGCTTGGTCCTCTGGGCCTGGAGAGCGAGCTGATAAGCCACCTCGAATGCCTGTCCCAGCGTCAGGATGATCTCATAGGTCAGGTTCTGCCAATAAGAATGGAGACAAGCAGCCCTCATTAGCATTCTAGTACTCTTGGGTTTCATAGggacagacatttacatttagtcatttagcagacgctcttatccagagcgacttacagtaagtacagggacattcccacaaggcaagtagggtgaagtgccttgcccaaggacacacatcatttggcacagccgggaatcgaactggcaaccttctgattactagcccgattccctaaccgctcagccacctgacatgcATGACTGCAGCTGAATACGACACTGACTCAAACCGAGCAAGGTACTGACTACACAGACAGACTCTAGTCTTAGTCATTTGCCAATCTTAAATTACTTAAGTGCTAATGTTAACAATCACACTGTATAAAAAGTATGGAAGCACTGTGTAGTATATGGTGTTTTAGACCACTCAATGGTAAGGTACTGTATTAGGAGGCTATGTATGCATACTATGTATGTATTCTAGTCCATGACATGACAGGCAATTTCCAAACAATCAACAACAGTGGGAGCAGGATGGGAATATAGTCTACAGCAGCATAACTACTCAGGAGACACATGTCAGCCTTAGGCAAGATAACTATGCCAAATAGTTGAAAACCAAATGTTCTCTGTCAAGAATAAACTTCCCTAACCAAACAGCAACTACAAGCCAGCTGTGTGCTCTTCAGTCAGCTCCCCTGATCTCACACAAACGCTCCAGCGCTGCAGCTCATTCCAGCCCCCCCCAATCTCCCACTGAGGGATGATAGATGAAGGCCACCATGTACTGGGAATCAGAAACAAAGCATTCtagctccgtgtgtgtgtgttcggaagTAAACATCTGGAGATCTGAGGCGTTCTCACTGGGCCACAAACATCTCCACAAACCGGCCACGACACAGCAGAAAACTCTGCAACACAGAACCCCAAACTAGCAACGAGTGGTTTGTACAGACGTTCTCTGGTAAACCTTTAAAGCACTTTTGTCTAATAGTTGGCCGTGGGTGCGATAAGCACTGTGTGGGCTGGTGAGAAATGAGCCTGCGGTGTCTGCGGTGCCTGATAGCAGCATTCTAGGCCAGGCCAGTCAATACTGTTTAAAAGATCACATGTCCATCCTAttatccaccctcccctcaactGCATTAACTCCTCAGGGCAGAGGGTCCAGACTACAGCTTCTGCAACAgtaggcctccctccctccctccctccctccctccctccctccctccctccctccctccctccctccctccctccctccctccctccctccctccctccctccctccctccctccctccctccctccctccctcccggacagccagcctccctccctcccggacagccagcctccctccgtccctcccggacagccagcctgcctccgtccctcccggacagcctccctccctcccggacAGCCAGCCTGTCTCCGTGCGCTGCAGCAGTGCACTGGGACGACCCTGCCTGGGTTCATGGGAGGAGGCCGTTCAGCTAGATAATCACCAAGGGCGGACAAGAGGTCAGTTATCAACACCACAGGGTGCCACTCTGGTCTGGAGGGAGGCAATCAAGTTTTGCTAAGGCGTGAACCCTTGGAGGGAGATAAGGCAGAGAGATAACATGGAAATCCTGCCCGGGTTGCTGGGCGTCTCTCAGAAGTGATATGGGGACAAGGAAAGAACCTCTTCTGAAGAGGAACGACCGATTAAATACGGGCTGCTGTGAGATCCACTCACAAGGGTTTCCTGGCTGTGGCCCAGTTGGGCTGTCCCCGCAAACTGCAAAAGGAAGGTTTTAGATTGGGCTTGTGGTCAGTGATCTCACCACATCGATGGTGCTGAACACGTGGCAGTAGTGGTGGCTGGTCTGCAGGTCCTTGGTGATGTAGGCAAAGGTACACAGGTCCTCTGGATCCTGGGCCGCACACGAGATGTTCCTGATCTCATGTTCTGCTATGATGTTCTGCACGGACGTGAGACAGGACAGGTGAAACACTGAGCGGCGGCAGAGACGTAAATATCACAGCCACCTTTCCATCATGATATAGAAAGGTCAATGTGTGTACACATGATTCCAGTCAACCTAGGTCTGAGCCAGGGCTTGTGTAAAGGTCTCTGTGAGACCGAACAGAGGGTGACATTTACACACAGCAGGAGGGGCAGACCAGGATCAATATGATGTGTGTAACAAGATACTGGCTGACCAGTTCCTGTCCTGCAGTCTGGCCTCCTTGGCTGGAAAAGTGGGTCTCCTTGCTGTGTCTCAAATGACTCCCCACCTCGTACAGACTATGCCTGACCCAGTCCTATATATTGAGCAACTCTTTGGTCAGTGTCCCAACCTTGTTTGCAGCGTCAATGAACTTGACGCCCTTGTAGGTGATGGAGAGGATGATGGTGGGCACCTTCCTCATCTGCTCAGTCGACCTCTGGGAAACAGACAACAGCAAGTACATCAGTCTGGGAATCATCAGCTCACAGGTCAGAGGGTAGTTGATCTCTAACAATGGGCAgaccagaaacagagagagagagatagccatAGAGCGCGACTGAGAGcgaaagatagacagagagaaagatagacagagagagaagaaagagagcgagggcgggagaaaggcagagatggagtgagGAGGCATGACCTACCCTCATTTTGGCACAGGCGTCCTGAGTGGACTCGGTCCCCCGCAGCTCTTTGATCAGCATGGAGCCCAAATACTGGAGAGACAGACGAGAGCACATCAAACAAGGTGTTCAACTGGGCCAGGGGTGACCAACTAACGAAAGAGAGGGTCTTACATTGGCTTCATAGCCGCAAGATTCAAAGATGAGCTTCTCAGGCTGGTGGTGCCAGTTCTGGACCGGGGCGTAGGGGGCTGCCAGGCTGGGGGGCCGCAGGGTCAGACGAGGCTCCCGGTGACGGTCTTCGTACCTCTCctgaggggacagggggggcaCACAGGGAGAAGCTCTGGTTTAGCATACGAGGTCTACCGAAGAGCACACATGGTAGGAACAGAGAAAAGCATGTTTTTGACTATGGATCAGCATGTCCCTGGGATGCTACTGATGACCACACACATGAGACTGGTGGCGTTCACTGCGGCCTCGGGGGGCTACATCATAGTCGGggtccttcctcctcccagaatcccccaggggcaggagggggtccATGGACCGGCCCGTGTAGGAGTCCATctgactgagaggagaggaggtctggGAGCCTGGTAGATCCAGAcactggtgacacacacacacagcaggattaCCAGGATTATTTAGACTCAATGAGAGTGATAGTTTGTATGGTAGCATGATGTAGGGTTTCTACTATGCAGCAGAGCTGAACAGCGTGAGGTATAGCAGAGCTGAACAGCGTGAGGTACCCTCCTCACCCTTATTTGGGACAGACGTGGTGGTTTGACAGGAGGCTCCTCATAGGGCCGTTCGGCCAAGGAGGCGATGATGCGTTTCCTGTGTCCGAGCAAGGAGATCTTCAGCACCTGGAGGTAAACAGGACAGGAAAGCCGTGTgagccagtacacacacacacacacactttccaccgCAGGTCGCATTAACACCCAGACTCACGTTGACAATCTCCAGCTCCCACAGGTTCTTGACACACTCCAAGTTGCGGTATCCGCTGGACAGAAAGTTGTGGATGTATTCCTGCAGGCCCAGGATATccagccaggaggagagagagctgctgccgTCACAGCCCAGAGCCttcacctgcagggggagacagagtcaGTGATACACTGATGTATCAACCAGCTGGAGCTACAGTCAACCTCACTacattgctatgttttaatATCAAGTTGTTAAGTTCAAAGGGACTTTGCTCTTGGCTGACTATCTTCCTCATGAGGACAGTTAGTAGACAGTAGCACTGTGCTAGTTTGTAGACTGACCTTAGGTAGAGATCTAGCAGCGTGCAGAATCTTCCTCCGGTGTCCTGGGTCTGTGATCCCGATCTCTCTCAGGTCCTGGTCCTCCATCACATTACtaccctgtaacacacacacatacacacacacaggttaacataAGATAGAAAAGAATCAAAACTACACAAAGATCAAGCCATGAAGGGGAACTGTAGCTTTCTAAACCTCATAAAAGGATGTCTAGCACAGCTTTTAGTATCGAAGGGCCTATAGGTTAAGCTGTAGCTTAGATtaaaccacacagacagaaatgCCCCCCACATGGTTAGCATTGATCTGCCTTAATGCCGCCACAGCAGAAAAGGCTCAATTTCTCCTGAGAGTGAGGAACTTCGACCCCCCCCTTATGGAACAAAAGGCTTGGGTCCATGGACAGCATCATCAAAGACTCCCGAAGACTGTGGGACTGGAGCAATGGATGACTGATCAATGAATCAATCTGAGAGCTGTGGGGTGAGGGTTACAGTATCGGCGTCTGACGCCTGCAACACTAAAAACACTCCAGACGCCTTAGAAAGGCTGGCCCACTTCAATCGTTATCAATCATTCCTATTGTCCAAACATGGGTGGAGGACATTACAAAGCAGATGGTTAGTTTGGTGTCCCCTCTCCTGTAGTCCTCAGTCTACTACACTGCACACAGGTAGGTTGTGATCAAGGTAGGGACACTGCCTGGGAGTTGCTGCCTGCCACACAGTGAGGCTCACAATGGAGTCTTAACAGGATTatagtacacagagcagcataGTCAGCAGCTGGGAGTGGAGAGAGTTCTCTGTgggtcaggagctgaaatggtcagatgttgtgtgtgtgtgtatgagacagGGTTGCGTGTCAGTATTTATTAGATACAAGGTTGCAGAGTGGATGCAGGGTaaaaggctgtgtgtgcgtgtttgtgtgagtgcggGGGATTTACAGTGTATTAACCTGACTGCGCAGGATTATGATCATGTGAGTTagcgagggaaagaaagagagacaaaaagaggagGGGTTaatgacaaaagagagagaggaagtgaggaggaaTAAATGAGCGCTAAGTGAGCGGTGGAGGGGAATAACAGTGTTTGTTCTACTTTACAACAACAGCTGACAGGCTTCCTATTCTCATTTGAAACGGTCAGCTCCATGCTGCTCTCTGGGAGATGCACAGTCCATTAAACCCTTTCCAGTTGACGATGATGAGGAACTGAGAAGCACAGATGAGGCGGGAACAAATCCatacagcccagcccagcccagccaacccagcccaacccagcccagccagcccagcctTCCCCAGTGTGGACAGCAGCCTTTGCCTGCCCCCCTGGGGACCGGAGATGGCCGCTGTGTTTGGAATACAGAGTTCAGTCAACCTCAGGCCCATCAGTTATCGGCACGACTCGATAAGCCAACAGCACAGTAAACTGAAAAATGCAAACACCTAGCCGTCTGTATTTAAATGAGCTCATTTTGGCGTTGCAGTGGCGGGGGCTGCTGACAGAGAGTGCTGCATGTCCAGAAGCAATCttagatgaggtgtgtgtgtgcttgtgttcgcTGCGCCAGTGTCAGAGACTGCCATGTCAACACAcgggtgcagacacacacacgcgtgcacacacacttggttcCTCCGCAGCCCTGAGCCTGACACTCCTATCACACTCTCACAACCAACCCCGCCAGACCTGCTGCTGTAACCAAGGAGACAAGAGAAGTGCTCTTGCCTTGGTGAGGAAGGACACTTGAACGGGATTATCCAATTCCTAAACGGCAGCAGAGTGGATGACATTTTCAACCTCCCGGGACCACAGGTAACTGTCATCCCAAGGGTCTGAGCTTCTACTGAGATCCTCCAAGTCCAGtggctaaaacacacacagaactagtGATGAACGGTGTGAAGGCTTTGAACTCTACAGGGAAATCTCTTTAATGTGCTTTCACTGTCCCCATGTTGCAACTATAACTGCAGACATAGCAGGTAGAGCAGAGAATACATCAGGAAGACAGCTGACTTCAGCTAAAGCTGATAAGAGGTATACATCCAGGGTACTGCGCGTGTCACCCAGGTGTCATCCATCTTGGCTGTGCTCCCTGGCCTGCCATCAGGGctcttttctctctgctccACCTCGTCACCGACGAACACCCACACCCCTGGGAAAAGACTTCTGCCTCCGTGTGACTGGCTGAGCAGCCTGTCAGTGAACAGCCCACCAATGACATTGACAAAACTGTGTCCCTAAACCTGTCCATAGGCCGGTGTAATGCAGTGCTACGGGTAAGACATGGCTACATTTGGGTTAGGAGGGTTTGCCTTGAGGTGCACTAGTAATTGTTGGTTACTTTGGTTGCTCGAGGTGTGTATTCTGTTCTAACCTCGAGCTGTTCCTGGGCTACATCTCTGTGGCTTTGCACAACCAAACAAACATGAATACGTTCTCAAATGCACACTGGTTCTGCTTTAGAATATTCCCATGCCCACTTCTAACTGTGTTAATCACAGGCCTGCATCGTATAGACCCtagaacagagagaagagagatggatcAAAATCACACAGGCACAATCCCAGAAGACGGCCACGACTGCTCCTGTAATCTAGCTTGCGGCATCGTTGTGTTTGATTACAAGTCCTGCTCTAACTTGTTCGGTCGTTGCTGCAGCTGCGGCCTCTACCCACCTCAGGTTTCAAGGAAACTCATTCTCTCTGACTGCCTTGATGAGCAGGCGCTCCACCGCTGAGTCTCTCTGGGAGTCAGCGCTGCTGTGAATGTTAACGCAGACCCCCTCCTCTGACGGGGAGCGAGCTGGCCACTTGTCTACCTGGGCTGGATTGACACACAGGGGGCTGAGGAGGCGAGTCACTGCGCCACGCGTCAACTGGGAGCGCTGGACGCAGAGATGGGGGTTCCGAAAGCAGCTGGCTTCTtcaaatccttctctctccaggtcGATAGAAAAACATCTCATTTGTGTTCTAAAAGGCCCCCTCTTAGCTTTCATCTGACAACACAATACAATCACCGTTGCCTTATTGATCTGAAGCTTGGAGCCGACTGTCGGCAAGAGAGAGATCACACAGTCCTCGCTACTGGCATAAACACGGTTTAATCAGTCATCTGGACTTGGCTCACTGCTACAAAGTAGTAATCTAGATACTGCAAAACCTCCTCTCTATCCTGGGGTAAAGACTGGAGACATGTCATCAGATGAATACAACTCATTACATTTGACATAAAATGATCTGAGGGCTATGGGGAAGTAGAAACAGGTTGTGTCTGTATAGATTTCTACCGTCAACAGCTAACCTAATAGGTTCAAAACAGGAAACAAAAGCCATTTCAGAGGgtgtatgttcatgtgtgtCAGAGACCATGTGAAGCAGTGTCAGTTGGTAGATTTGACAGTTCTAAAGTGCTCTAGATATTAATTTCTGCTGGTGTCCTAGCCATCTGGAGATTCATATCAATCAGTTAATCTGCTGGCAAGTCCAGTTTTAATTAGCTGGCTATTATCTTCCTTCCAAATTAGGTTAAAAATACTTTGCCATTGACGTTGGGATGCAGATTTTGGAGGTGCTGTGATTCAGCTTGCTTCCACACATAGTGTTATTGACTGGCAAAAGAAGAAGGGTTTTTATTAAACACATTAAGTCTTAAAGGTCACCCTTTAGTGAATGTGCTGACAGGACCAACTGTTACTGAAAGCTTACTGCTTTTGTCCAGATCCTCTACAGATATAAGCCTCGCAGGTGGTCTTTGTGCCTGAAATAAGACAGGAAACTGTTGGCAGCCTGCTCCAGAagaaatggagggatgaggaagcaGGGTGAAAGAGCGAAggacaaaaagaaaagagagagattaccACTGCATGCCAGAGATTAGAATGCAGGTTTTGATGTTCAGAGAGtgtgagactgagagagagggagtgaggagtcAGAAAGACAGCATATTTGATGGAGCTGGGAGCTGGATAGCAAAGCCAAGAGAATTAAAATAATTAGAGGAAATGAAAGTGAAGGGGAGATTAAGTCACTCACTTTTAAACTGCACAGGAACCAAGTCTGTCAATTTGGGCTTTAGACATTAGATTAAACAACCACAATAACAAGTGTACATGTAGCAAACCTGACATGATAGGACAGAGCTGACTTGCACAGAGGTATCAAAccaaact
This genomic window contains:
- the LOC136945626 gene encoding ankyrin repeat and SAM domain-containing protein 1A-like isoform X6; translation: MMWQCHVSSSECRCYRLKGFSLLKRFPLSAGASGRLLEQPVGDWLEHVGLPQYESKLLLNGFDDLRYMGSNVMEDQDLREIGITDPGHRRKILHAARSLPKVKALGCDGSSSLSSWLDILGLQEYIHNFLSSGYRNLECVKNLWELEIVNVLKISLLGHRKRIIASLAERPYEEPPVKPPRLSQIRCLDLPGSQTSSPLSQMDSYTGRSMDPLLPLGDSGRRKDPDYDVAPRGRSERHQSHERYEDRHREPRLTLRPPSLAAPYAPVQNWHHQPEKLIFESCGYEANYLGSMLIKELRGTESTQDACAKMRRSTEQMRKVPTIILSITYKGVKFIDAANKNIIAEHEIRNISCAAQDPEDLCTFAYITKDLQTSHHYCHVFSTIDVNLTYEIILTLGQAFEVAYQLALQAQRTKQHQGAQAGPGSEVIETKSSRPVPKPRPSMRKSGVDSLDLEVDSQSQGSSTWLVDPKDSKRTISTKYETTIF